In Engraulis encrasicolus isolate BLACKSEA-1 chromosome 15, IST_EnEncr_1.0, whole genome shotgun sequence, the following proteins share a genomic window:
- the kcnk1a gene encoding potassium channel subfamily K member 1a: protein MLRCLAGSSCMRWIEGNKATWYFVCLVIIYVLYLIFGALIFSSVELPYEDDLRDELRVVKQQFLQENDCISDERLEKFLVRVLEANNYGVSVLNNASTNRNWDFTSALFFASTVLSTTGYGHSVPLSDGGKAFCIIYSVFGIPFTLLFLTAVVQRIMVFITRRPVAYFHRRSGLSKALVAGTHAALLALITASCFFLIPAIIFSVMEEDWNFLESFYFCFISLSTIGLGDYVPGEGYNQRFRQLYKVGITFYLILGLIAMLVVLETFCELPHLKNLRKAFYLKKEKTEDQLNIVDHDHLSFATVCEQTGPGTEERGDLFLDGDASSMTQVPPLTPDDNIVIR from the exons ATGCTTCGATGTCTCGCCGGCAGCTCTTGTATGAGGTGGATAGAAGGTAATAAGGCGACGTGGTATTTTGTGTGCCTTGTTATTATCTATGTATTATACCTGATCTTTGGCGCTTTGATATTCTCTTCTGTGGAGTTGCCGTACGAGGATGACCTGAGGGATGAGCTTCGCGTAGTCAAACAGCAGTTTCTACAGGAAAATGACTGTATATCTGACGAACGATTAGAGAAGTTTCTTGTGAGAGTGCTTGAAGCCAACAATTACGGAGTGTCTGTGTTGAACAACGCATCCACAAACAGGAACTGGGATTTTACCTCTGCGCTTTTTTTCGCGAGCACCGTTCTGTCAACCACAG GCTATGGCCACTCCGTGCCGCTCTCCGACGGTGGGAAGGCCTTCTGCATCATCTACTCCGTCTTCGGGATCcccttcaccctcctcttcctcaccgctGTGGTGCAGAGGATCATGGTGTTCATCACACGCCGGCCCGTGGCCTACTTCCACCGGCGCTCGGGCCTGTCCAAGGCCCTGGTGGCGGGCACCCACGCCGCCCTGCTGGCCCTGATCACGGCCTCCTGTTTCTTCCTCATCCCCGCCATCATCTTCTCCGTCATGGAG gaGGATTGGAACTTCCTGGAGAGTTTCTACTTCTGCTTCATCTCTCTCAGCACCATCGGTCTGGGAGACTACGTGCCCGGGGAGGGCTACAACCAGCGCTTCCGGCAGCTCTACAAAGTGGGCATCACAT TCTACCTGATCCTGGGCCTGATCGCTATGCTGGTCGTCCTGGAGACGTTCTGTGAGCTTCCCCACCTGAAGAACCTGAGGAAGGCCTTCTACCTGAAGAAGGAGAAGACGGAGGACCAGCTGAACATCGTGGACCACGACCACCTGTCCTTCGCCACCGTGTGTGAACAGACGGGTCCgggcacagaggagagaggagacctcTTCCTGGACGGAGACGCATCCTCCATGACCCAGGTCCCTCCGCTCACACCAGACGACAACATCGTGATTAGATGA